From Oncorhynchus keta strain PuntledgeMale-10-30-2019 chromosome 25, Oket_V2, whole genome shotgun sequence, one genomic window encodes:
- the LOC118358028 gene encoding cytochrome c oxidase subunit 7C, mitochondrial-like, whose translation MLGQVVRRFTTSAVRSSHYGEGPGQNLPFSVENKWRLLAMMVVFFGSGFAFPFIVVRHQLLKK comes from the exons atgttgggCCAGGTTGTACGTCGCTTCACAACCTCTGCGGTTCGCTCATCTCATTACGGCGAGGGACCAGGACAG AACCTGCCATTCTCAGTAGAAAACAAGTGGCGTCTGCTGGCAATGATGGTGGTGTTCTTCGGCAGTGGCTTTGCCTTCCCCTTTATCGTCGTCAGACACCAGCTCCTGAAGAAGTGA